One Nostoc sp. UHCC 0302 DNA window includes the following coding sequences:
- a CDS encoding rhomboid family intramembrane serine protease, protein MIPISDNIRCRNQPIINYWLIGINIAIFLWELKLEFTGELGNFVNSWGVIPAQISGAITNAISANSAAWVVVFLRSFSLLSGIFLHGSFSQILGNLLFLWVFGKSLENVLGSSRYLGFYLAAGILTGVVQILVEPSLTVPLIGANGAIAAVLGAYIIKFPQAKIDTILPLLIVYIPIEVPAFIYVFWWFLQQVFYGIGSLNIPPVGVNQTSILQWSQIAGLLIGAAFMRFKK, encoded by the coding sequence ATGATTCCTATTAGTGATAACATTCGTTGTCGAAATCAGCCGATTATTAATTACTGGCTAATTGGTATTAACATTGCGATATTCTTGTGGGAACTCAAACTAGAATTTACTGGGGAATTGGGTAATTTTGTCAATAGTTGGGGGGTAATTCCAGCGCAGATTAGTGGGGCAATTACAAATGCTATTTCAGCCAACTCTGCTGCTTGGGTAGTTGTGTTTTTACGTTCATTTTCCCTACTTTCGGGAATATTTTTGCATGGCAGTTTTAGTCAAATATTAGGGAATTTACTATTTTTATGGGTTTTTGGTAAATCTTTAGAAAATGTTTTAGGGAGTAGCCGCTATCTAGGATTTTATTTGGCTGCTGGCATACTGACGGGAGTAGTACAAATTCTGGTTGAACCGAGTTTGACAGTACCATTGATTGGTGCGAATGGTGCGATCGCAGCTGTTTTAGGGGCATATATTATCAAGTTTCCTCAAGCAAAAATTGATACAATTTTACCCTTACTAATTGTATATATCCCTATCGAAGTACCAGCTTTTATATATGTATTTTGGTGGTTTTTACAACAGGTGTTTTATGGTATTGGCAGTTTAAATATTCCTCCTGTAGGTGTGAATCAAACTAGCATTTTACAATGGTCACAAATCGCAGGATTACTAATTGGCGCAGCTTTCATGCGATTTAAAAAATAA
- a CDS encoding RibD family protein: MSTIQTTLVLAMSADGKITPTDPKAPSNSYPVDQAHLEYQVSLADLIIVGAGTIRAEEITYTIKNPELLAARKVRGQSPQPITCVVSRSLELAPTLPFFSQEVERWIFTTRTSLERNSDTTTLSKVADLIDLGDTDLDWDKAYSLLEERGIRKVIALGGGSLTATLLQAGRIDDWWLTIWPVIYGGRDALTPVEGEGFIPYDAPNLQLIETRQNGNELFLHYRILKK; encoded by the coding sequence ATGTCAACCATTCAAACAACTCTGGTTCTTGCCATGTCGGCTGATGGAAAAATTACTCCTACAGATCCTAAAGCGCCCTCTAATTCCTATCCAGTTGATCAAGCACACCTAGAATATCAAGTTTCCCTTGCAGATTTAATTATCGTAGGCGCTGGAACAATTCGCGCTGAGGAAATCACCTATACAATTAAAAATCCAGAATTGTTGGCGGCGCGCAAAGTTCGTGGTCAGTCTCCTCAACCGATTACCTGTGTTGTCTCACGTTCACTAGAGTTAGCGCCGACTCTACCTTTTTTTAGCCAGGAAGTTGAGCGATGGATATTTACAACACGTACTAGTTTAGAGCGTAATTCTGATACCACAACCTTAAGTAAAGTGGCTGACTTAATTGATCTAGGAGATACAGACTTAGACTGGGATAAAGCCTACAGCCTGCTGGAAGAACGGGGTATCCGCAAAGTGATTGCTTTAGGAGGCGGTTCTTTGACAGCTACTTTATTGCAGGCAGGGCGAATTGACGATTGGTGGTTGACTATCTGGCCTGTAATTTATGGAGGACGGGATGCGTTAACACCCGTAGAAGGAGAAGGTTTTATTCCCTATGATGCGCCTAACCTTCAACTCATCGAAACTCGCCAGAATGGGAATGAGTTATTTTTGCACTATCGCATACTCAAAAAATGA
- a CDS encoding threonine dehydratase, with the protein MSFVLNKFFDWVKNLFAYFAKVFGFTSSGYFLESDEAEKTKQASAKQLTETEQNKTPVAPTSNRRRPNDKMDYYLKMAREIKKN; encoded by the coding sequence TTGTCTTTTGTTTTAAATAAGTTTTTTGATTGGGTAAAAAACTTGTTTGCTTATTTTGCTAAAGTTTTTGGATTCACTAGCTCCGGTTATTTCTTAGAATCTGATGAAGCAGAAAAGACAAAGCAAGCTTCAGCTAAACAGCTAACTGAAACGGAGCAAAATAAAACTCCTGTGGCTCCAACTAGTAATCGCCGTCGTCCTAATGACAAAATGGATTACTACCTTAAGATGGCTCGTGAGATAAAAAAGAATTAA
- a CDS encoding SAM hydroxide adenosyltransferase, which produces MLVHIIADYGFGDLAFAEVVQRIKLYLPDAEPVLTPVPAFSTLAAGFCIAQLGLNESPAGTIIYHNVAPRADDGQARVNNAGEGLAFARLPTGVRVIGVNAGYAFSFVRDAAADLRWAAVPAQGSQFRSRDLFPQAAAAIALGQPDALADKLPPSDIPGIPDSCIAYIDGYGNLKTTIPENTIKSGDGNIVRVKIGDTELKAVASHGSFAVEDGQLALAPGSSGWTNAQGAETRWMELFLRSGSAWESFARPKVGDRIHIL; this is translated from the coding sequence ATGCTGGTTCACATCATTGCAGATTATGGCTTTGGCGATTTAGCTTTTGCTGAAGTAGTGCAGCGTATTAAGCTGTATTTGCCGGATGCTGAACCAGTACTAACACCCGTACCTGCATTTTCCACACTAGCGGCGGGATTTTGCATAGCACAGTTAGGTTTAAACGAGTCACCAGCCGGGACTATTATCTATCACAATGTAGCGCCTCGCGCTGATGATGGACAGGCACGTGTCAATAATGCAGGGGAGGGTCTGGCTTTTGCACGTTTACCGACAGGGGTGCGCGTCATTGGTGTAAATGCTGGTTATGCCTTCTCTTTTGTGCGTGATGCTGCTGCTGATTTACGCTGGGCTGCGGTTCCGGCTCAAGGTTCACAGTTTCGTTCTCGTGATCTTTTTCCCCAAGCAGCAGCTGCTATTGCCTTGGGACAACCTGATGCTTTAGCTGATAAACTTCCTCCTTCAGATATACCCGGCATCCCCGATAGTTGTATTGCCTATATTGATGGCTACGGCAACTTAAAAACCACTATCCCAGAGAATACTATCAAGTCAGGCGATGGCAATATTGTGCGTGTAAAAATTGGTGACACCGAGCTAAAAGCAGTTGCTAGTCATGGCAGCTTTGCAGTCGAAGACGGACAACTAGCTCTAGCACCGGGTAGCAGCGGCTGGACGAATGCACAAGGTGCAGAAACACGTTGGATGGAACTATTCTTGCGTAGTGGCAGTGCTTGGGAGTCTTTTGCTCGTCCCAAAGTTGGCGATCGCATACATATCCTTTAG
- a CDS encoding transposase family protein, translated as MILDYIQKYPLRTKQILGISYEQLQSLLNCALKRNRYIKAKQESHKIRINAAGGGRPEKLSTEEQVCLCLFYLRQMPTFQVLGMLFGVSKTEANDTFHDWIPILRDILPASLLEQVSNNESDLLFVQEVLTNFRLLVDSLEQPIYRDSDQKEQQKYFSGKKRQHTLKSLIIGIPEGKDIVEVEVGVPGPTADIKLFRQSQNKFDKSQPFSGDKGFQGGENITTPHKKKPKRELTQQQKDENKALSSNRIFIEHLIRLLKIFRIASQRFRLKLETYEQIILTVCGLVRLRIGSLVLPT; from the coding sequence ATGATTTTAGATTATATACAAAAGTATCCACTACGAACAAAACAGATTTTAGGGATTAGTTACGAACAATTGCAATCACTGCTAAATTGCGCCTTAAAACGAAATCGATACATCAAAGCTAAACAAGAGAGTCATAAAATTAGAATTAATGCGGCTGGTGGTGGTCGTCCCGAAAAGTTATCAACCGAAGAACAAGTATGTTTATGTCTATTTTATCTAAGACAGATGCCAACATTCCAAGTATTAGGAATGCTATTTGGTGTTTCCAAAACCGAAGCTAATGATACATTTCACGACTGGATACCAATTCTTCGTGATATATTACCTGCTAGTTTATTAGAACAAGTATCAAATAATGAAAGTGATTTACTATTTGTTCAAGAAGTATTAACAAATTTTAGGCTATTAGTCGATAGCTTAGAACAGCCAATATATAGGGATTCTGACCAAAAAGAGCAACAGAAATATTTTTCTGGAAAGAAGAGACAACATACATTAAAAAGTCTGATAATTGGCATACCAGAAGGCAAAGATATTGTAGAGGTAGAAGTAGGTGTTCCTGGGCCAACAGCAGATATAAAATTGTTTCGTCAATCTCAAAATAAATTTGATAAATCTCAACCCTTTTCAGGTGATAAAGGCTTTCAAGGAGGTGAGAATATCACTACTCCTCATAAAAAGAAACCAAAACGAGAATTAACTCAACAGCAAAAAGATGAAAATAAGGCTTTATCTAGTAATCGGATATTCATTGAACATTTGATTCGATTACTTAAAATATTCCGCATAGCCTCACAAAGATTTCGCTTAAAGCTTGAGACGTATGAGCAGATTATTTTAACAGTTTGCGGATTAGTTAGGTTAAGAATTGGTAGCTTAGTTCTGCCAACTTAG